A single window of Vigna unguiculata cultivar IT97K-499-35 chromosome 1, ASM411807v1, whole genome shotgun sequence DNA harbors:
- the LOC114190371 gene encoding uncharacterized protein LOC114190371, translating to MDILEGDGQKQYSLLYDYAAELRRVSIETTVKIKINQPQPTLQPRFGSFYLCLDGCKKGFVNGCRPFIGVDGCHLKTSYGGQLLVVVARDPNDQYFPLAFGVVENECKETWRWFLTLLLEDIGDIQTNRWVFISDKQKGLMQVFDELLHGVEHCFYLRHLYSNYKKRFGGCIIIRNLMMAAAKATYYQGWEANMEELKKVNQEAAEWLYAIPRKCWCKHAFSAYSRCDVLMNNLSESFNSTILLARDKPIITMMKWIRTYLMSRFAHLREKLNAYTGVVMPKPNKRLDREIEKSGNWFAVWTGDGKFEVTQGFTMEKFIVDLTNHTCTCYFWDLVGIPCRHVVAAIHYRVEQPSDFVHAYYKREAYQACYGSQISPINGQQLWPKTDAPQILPPIFKTPPGRPRKLRRREPDEDVSHSRLGKKHLRMKCSNCGQFDHNIRSCKQGKTNKGKQKKKKKPATAATATTTATTTATATANSSRRKTSLRSVTITRRTANRKGGRSSKALSDAPNLGSQASSSNPPTGQPM from the exons CAGCCACGGTTTGGGTCATTCTATTTGTGTTTGGATGGGTGCAAGAAAGGGTTCGTCAATGGTTGTAGACCATTTATAGGTGTAGATGGATGTCACCTTAAGACTAGCTATGGAGGCCAATTATTAGTTGTTGTGGCAAGGGATCCAAATGACCAGTATTTTCCACTGGCATTTGGTGTTGTGGAGAATGAGTGCAAGGAGACTTGGAGGTGGTTCCTAACATTATTGTTGGAGGACATTGGAGATATCCAGACCAATCGATGGGTTTTTATTTCAGATAAGCAAAAG GGCCTGATGCAAGTATTTGATGAGCTATTGCATGGAGTGGAACACTGTTTCTATCTAAGGCATTTGTACAGCAACTACAAGAAGAGATTTGGTGGTTGTATAATCATTAGGAATCTCATGATGGCAGCTGCTAAAGCCACATACTATCAAGGTTGGGAGGCTAATATGGAAGAGCTAAAGAAGGTCAATCAAGAAGCTGCTGAATGGTTATATGCAATTCCACGTAAGTGTTGGTGTAAGCATGCATTTAGTGCATATTCTAGGTGTGATGTCCTCATGAACAATTTGTCAGAGTCATTTAATAGCACTATATTGCTAGCTAGGGATAAACCAATTATAACAATGATGAAGTGGATTAGGACTTACTTGATGAGTAGGTTTGCACATTTGcgagaaaaattaaatgcatATACGGGTGTTGTCATGCCTAAACCAAACAAAAGGCTAGATAGGGAAATAGAGAAAAGTGGAAATTGGTTTGCTGTTTGGACTGGAGATGGTAAGTTTGAAGTGACACAAGGATTCACAATGGAGAAATTCATCGTTGATCTCACAAACCACACTTGCACATGTTATTTTTGGGACTTAGTTGGCATACCATGTAGACATGTCGTGGCTGCAATCCATTATAGAGTAGAACAGCCCTCTGATTTCGTCCATGCATATTACAAAAGGGAGGCTTACCAAGCTTGTTATGGATCTCAAATTTCACCCATTAATGGCCAACAACTATGGCCTAAAACTGATGCACCACAAATCCTACCCCCAATATTTAAGACTCCTCCTGGAAGGCCACGAAAATTAAGAAGGAGAGAACCTGATGAGGATGTCAGTCACTCTAGGTTGGGGAAGAAGCATCTTAGAATGAAGTGTAGTAACTGCGGCCAATTTGATCACAACATCAGAAGCTGCAAGCAGGGAAAAACCAACAAG GgaaaacagaagaagaagaagaagcctgcAACAGCTGCCACTGCAACTACCACTGCAACTACCACTGCAACTGCCACTGCAAATTCATCCAGGAGAAAGACGAGCTTAAGATCTGTTACCATCACAAGAAGGACAGCTAATAGGAAGGGAGGAAGGTCATCCAAGGCCCTTAGCGACGCACCTAATTTAGGTTCACAAGCAAGTTCAAGCAACCCACCAACTGGACAACCCATGTGA